A single genomic interval of Natator depressus isolate rNatDep1 chromosome 14, rNatDep2.hap1, whole genome shotgun sequence harbors:
- the LOC141998074 gene encoding zinc-binding protein A33-like, with the protein MASVREVSSFTEDLLCPICLSLFRDPRMLECGHSFCAACLEPCVPKGQRRGLCPECRRPFALRRVALNRALCSLAEKARLLKLDEGAQPGGGGSWYFCAEHEEPLKLFCSQDEGPVCVICRDLPQHHGHNFLPIKNAVQKYQEQLKASLQPLQEGLKRLVRSQCHQQENITELQSCSESLLDHISGEFEKMRQLLSLRELGLKEALERQRKKNLVQMEEKLQELNGKVASWTETLSRVRVGLERKDNIGFLKDAKELMERVREGQGAQGKEAEKLDEVEAEEELRTSDDDTDECEKEEEEEEDEEDEEPEVEEEEDEEGAEEEEAKEEEDDGVVPVDLNLGEFKGPLQFYAWKELLGIVHPVPACITLDCHSAHPSLVLIEEATGVKFSPGRRFWRRKPQRFTASPCVVGREGCAGGRLYWEVRVGDSPDWVVGAARRSVKRKRRIRFRAREGVWAIERRGGQYRALTDPRLALSVCGRLEKVGVYLDFEGGQLSFYNSSSLSHLHTFQDSFAEEIVPFLSTQSSEPLSMWDLEL; encoded by the exons ATGGCCTCAGTTAGGGAAGTCTCCAGTTTCACGGAGGATCTGCTCTGCCCCATCTGCCTGTCCCTGTTCCGGGACCCCCGCATGCTGGAGTGCGGACACAGCTTCTGCGCCGCCTGCCTGGAGCCCTGCGTCCCCAAGGGGCAGCGCCGGGGGCTGTGCCCCGAGTGCCGGCGCCCCTTCGCCCTGCGCCGGGTGGCCCTCAACCGGGCCCTGTGCAGCCTGGCGGAGAAAGCCCGGCTGCTCAAACTGGACGAGGGGGCCCAGCCGGGCGGAGGCGGGAGCTGGTATTTCTGCGCAGAGCACGAGGAGCCCCTCAAACTCTTCTGCAGCCAGGACGAGGGGCCCGTGTGCGTGATCTGCCGGGACCTGCCCCAGCACCACGGCCACAACTTCCTGCCCATCAAAAACGCCGTCCAGAAATATCAG GAGCAGCTCAAGgcgtctctgcagcccctgcaggAAGGTCTCAAGAGGCTGGTGCGGAGCCAGTGCCACCAGCAGGAGAACATAACAGAGCTGCAG AGCTGCTCCGAGTCCCTGTTGGACCACATCTCGGGCGAGTTTGAGAAGATGCGCCAGCTGCTGAGTCTGCGGGAGCTGGGCCTGAAGGAGGCGCTGGAGCGGCAGAGGAAGAAGAACCTGGTACAGATGGAAGAGAAGCTCCAGGAGCTGAATGGGAAAGTGGCCTCCTGGACCGAGACCCTCTCCAGGGTACGCGTGGGGCTGGAGCGCAAGGACAACATTGGCTTCCTCAAG gATGCCAAGGAGCTGATGGAGAG GGTCcgggaggggcagggagcccaggggaAGGAGGCGGAGAAGCTGGATGAGGTGGAGGCGGAAGAGGAATTGAGAACCAGTGATGACGACACGGACGAATGcgagaaagaggaggaagaggaagaggatgaggaagatgaggaacctgaggtggaagaggaggaagacGAGGAGGGGGCCGAGGAAGAAGAGGCTAAGGAAGAGGAGGACGATGGGGTGGTTCCTGTGGACCTGAACCTCGGGGAGTTTAAGGGACCCCTGCAGTTCTACGCCTGGAAGGAGCTACTGGGGATAGTCCACCCAG TGCCAGCCTGCATCACCCTGGACTGCCACTCGGCCCACCCCAGCCTGGTCCTCATCGAGGAAGCCACCGGGGTCAAGTTCAGCCCGGGCCGGCGGTTCTGGCGCCGTAAGCCCCAGCGCTTCACGGCCAGCCCCTGTGTGGTGGGGCGGGAGGGCTGTGCAGGCGGCCGGCTCTACTGGGAGGTGCGGGTGGGTGACAGCCCCGACTGGGTGGTGGGTGCCGCCCGGAGGTCCGTGAAACGCAAGAGGCGCATCCGCTTCCGGGCCAGGGAAGGGGTGTGGGCCATCGAGCGGCGAGGGGGGCAGTACCGGGCTCTGACGGACCCCCGCCTCGCCCTGTCCGTCTGCGGGAGGCTGGAGAAGGTGGGGGTGTATCTGGACTTCGAAGGCGGCCAGTTGTCCTTCTACAACAGCTCCAGCTTGAGCCATCTCCACACCTTCCAGGACTCCTTCGCGGAGGAGATAGTTCCCTTCCTGAGCACCCAGTCCAGCGAGCCCCTCTCCATGTGGGACCTGGAGCTCTGA